One stretch of Leadbetterella byssophila DSM 17132 DNA includes these proteins:
- a CDS encoding DUF6702 family protein: protein MLNIVFQFLLFLHPFYVSVTTVDKKEDRLEISSRIFYDDLETALKEEFGGKVDLHNNQQKAKNTQLLEKYFQKYFSIKEDGSPISYDFLGFNLEGEAAWCYLEVKGTKPKATLEFQNKLLYSYFKEQIHIFHVNSGKSKKSGKITNPESQIRFELP from the coding sequence ATGTTGAATATCGTTTTTCAATTCCTGCTTTTCCTACATCCTTTTTATGTTAGTGTAACTACCGTTGATAAGAAAGAGGACCGACTAGAAATTTCCTCTCGCATCTTTTACGATGATCTTGAGACGGCTTTAAAAGAGGAATTTGGAGGTAAAGTAGATTTACATAACAACCAACAAAAAGCTAAGAACACTCAACTTCTTGAAAAATACTTTCAAAAGTACTTTTCCATTAAAGAAGATGGTAGCCCTATTTCTTATGATTTCCTAGGCTTCAATCTGGAAGGAGAAGCTGCATGGTGCTACCTAGAAGTGAAAGGAACGAAACCTAAAGCCACTCTGGAATTCCAAAACAAGTTATTATACTCTTACTTTAAAGAACAAATACATATCTTTCATGTAAATTCAGGTAAGAGTAAAAAAAGTGGCAAAATTACTAATCCTGAAAGTCAGATACGGTTTGAACTCCCTTAG
- a CDS encoding HupE/UreJ family protein translates to MDIFLLYFELGWQHILDLGGYDHILFVSVLCGIYLLADWQKVVILVTAFTLGHSIALALSVLDIIRVNSDLIEFLIPLSIVITALSNLKSEKRKLKYGMAAFFGLIHGMGFSNYLRSLLGAESDLVVPLLGFNVGLEFGQLIIVLVVLILAQVSMKYFKVSKRDWNMFLSSAIFGIAFIMCLERIGNLL, encoded by the coding sequence TTGGATATATTTTTACTTTACTTCGAATTAGGGTGGCAACACATCCTGGATTTAGGTGGTTATGACCACATCTTGTTTGTCTCTGTACTTTGTGGGATTTATCTTCTGGCCGACTGGCAGAAGGTGGTGATTCTGGTAACGGCTTTCACTTTAGGACATTCCATAGCTTTGGCATTGAGTGTTTTGGATATCATCAGAGTGAATTCAGATTTAATAGAGTTTTTGATTCCACTTTCCATAGTCATTACGGCCTTAAGTAATTTAAAGAGCGAAAAGCGGAAGCTGAAGTATGGAATGGCGGCCTTTTTTGGTCTGATCCATGGCATGGGTTTTTCAAATTATTTAAGAAGCCTTCTGGGTGCTGAGTCAGATTTGGTAGTGCCATTGTTAGGTTTTAATGTAGGATTAGAATTTGGTCAACTCATTATCGTGCTTGTGGTACTGATTTTGGCCCAGGTATCTATGAAATACTTTAAAGTTTCCAAAAGAGATTGGAATATGTTTTTGTCTTCTGCTATATTTGGGATAGCTTTTATTATGTGTTTGGAACGCATTGGTAATTTACTGTAA
- a CDS encoding M1 family metallopeptidase: MKKISLVIAMSLSVLAATAQNIRNNPTSNHGNKFEQLGIILNDPNMYRSASGAPGPAYWQQKADYVINVELDDKNQKIMGSETITYTNNSPDPLNYLWLQLDENEHASNAENKSFDESRINPRMPEAMVKSMTEKSAKEYGVNIEKVTDAAGKALPYTINYTMMRVDLPTPLKPGAKFVFKVDWNYNISDRMKEGGRGGYEYFAKDDNYLYTITQWFPRMAVYSDFQGWQHKQFTGRGEFALAFGDYKVNITVPSDHVVGATGTCLNYDKVLSADQLKRWRAAQNETKEPIEIVTKEEMQAALKTKATTKKTWVYEAKNVRDFAFVSSRRLVWDAMKTDGIEGNAPMAMSYYGPEAYGLYRKYSTKVVAHTLRTYSKYTIPYPYPVAISVEAANGMEYPMICFNYGRTEEDGTYSEGTKYGMIGVIIHEVGHNFFPMIVNSDERQWTWMDEGLNTFVQYLTEQEWEPNYPSKRGPAYMITDYMKLPKEQLEPIMTNSENIIGFGPNAYAKPATGLNILRETIMGRELFDFAFKEYSKRWAFKHPTPADFFRTMEDASAVDLDWFWRGWFYDIEPVDISIENVKHFMAEDKDPVRIAKEKEQAYKRELNDISRRRNAEAGMKYAVDADTSLLDFYNKWDRFAVSEKAKAEFEASKSKDAPYHYYEITFKNVGGMVMPLIIEWEYTDGSKELEKISAYIWRKNENQVTKAFAKSKEVKAVRLDPYRETADIDEENNVWPRNTNKTSRFEAFKTSGAIRGASTGGNPMQQAQKK, from the coding sequence ATGAAAAAAATTAGTTTGGTGATCGCTATGAGCTTGAGTGTTCTAGCAGCCACAGCACAAAACATTCGGAACAATCCGACCTCTAACCATGGTAACAAATTCGAGCAATTAGGTATCATTTTGAATGATCCTAACATGTATCGTTCGGCTTCAGGAGCCCCTGGTCCTGCTTATTGGCAGCAAAAAGCAGACTACGTCATTAATGTAGAGCTAGATGATAAGAACCAAAAGATTATGGGTTCTGAAACCATCACTTATACCAATAATTCTCCTGATCCATTAAATTATTTGTGGTTGCAGCTTGACGAAAATGAACATGCGTCAAATGCCGAAAACAAGTCGTTTGATGAATCTAGAATCAATCCTCGCATGCCGGAAGCTATGGTGAAAAGCATGACTGAAAAGTCTGCCAAAGAATATGGTGTGAATATCGAGAAGGTTACAGACGCTGCCGGAAAGGCACTTCCTTATACCATCAACTACACTATGATGAGAGTAGATTTACCTACTCCATTAAAGCCGGGTGCAAAATTTGTATTCAAGGTAGATTGGAACTACAATATCTCTGATCGTATGAAAGAAGGCGGTAGAGGTGGATATGAGTACTTTGCTAAGGATGATAACTATCTATATACCATCACACAGTGGTTCCCAAGAATGGCAGTTTACTCTGATTTTCAGGGTTGGCAACATAAGCAGTTTACCGGTAGAGGTGAATTTGCTCTTGCATTTGGTGACTATAAAGTAAATATCACTGTGCCTTCTGATCACGTGGTGGGTGCTACGGGTACTTGTCTGAACTACGACAAAGTTTTAAGTGCAGATCAATTAAAAAGATGGAGAGCGGCTCAGAATGAAACTAAGGAGCCAATTGAGATCGTAACAAAAGAAGAGATGCAAGCGGCTTTGAAAACAAAGGCTACGACAAAGAAAACCTGGGTTTATGAAGCTAAAAATGTTAGAGACTTTGCATTTGTTTCTTCCAGAAGATTAGTGTGGGATGCCATGAAGACGGATGGCATAGAAGGAAATGCTCCAATGGCCATGTCATATTACGGGCCTGAAGCTTACGGATTGTACCGTAAATATTCTACTAAGGTGGTAGCTCATACGCTGAGAACCTATTCTAAATACACTATTCCTTATCCATATCCTGTTGCTATTTCTGTAGAAGCAGCAAACGGTATGGAATATCCAATGATCTGTTTCAACTACGGTAGAACAGAGGAAGATGGTACATATTCTGAAGGTACGAAGTACGGTATGATAGGTGTGATCATCCATGAAGTAGGGCATAACTTCTTCCCTATGATAGTGAACTCTGATGAAAGACAGTGGACTTGGATGGACGAAGGTCTAAATACCTTTGTACAGTATCTAACGGAGCAAGAATGGGAGCCAAATTATCCTTCGAAACGTGGACCTGCTTATATGATCACAGATTATATGAAGCTTCCTAAGGAGCAGTTGGAACCCATTATGACAAACTCCGAAAATATCATTGGATTCGGTCCAAATGCTTATGCTAAACCAGCAACAGGTTTGAATATCTTGAGAGAAACCATCATGGGTAGGGAGCTTTTTGATTTTGCTTTCAAAGAGTATTCTAAGCGTTGGGCATTCAAGCACCCTACGCCTGCAGATTTCTTCAGAACTATGGAAGATGCTTCTGCTGTAGATTTGGATTGGTTCTGGAGAGGATGGTTTTATGATATCGAGCCGGTGGATATTTCCATTGAGAATGTGAAGCATTTCATGGCTGAAGATAAAGATCCTGTACGTATAGCAAAAGAGAAAGAACAAGCGTACAAGAGAGAGTTGAACGATATTTCCCGCAGAAGAAATGCTGAAGCAGGTATGAAATATGCTGTTGATGCAGATACTTCTCTTCTGGATTTCTACAACAAATGGGATAGATTTGCTGTAAGTGAAAAAGCTAAAGCGGAATTCGAAGCTTCCAAATCCAAAGATGCTCCTTACCATTATTATGAAATTACTTTCAAGAATGTGGGAGGTATGGTAATGCCATTGATCATTGAGTGGGAGTATACAGATGGAAGCAAAGAACTGGAAAAGATTTCCGCTTATATCTGGAGGAAGAACGAAAATCAGGTAACTAAGGCTTTTGCTAAGTCCAAAGAGGTGAAAGCCGTTCGTTTAGATCCTTACAGAGAAACGGCAGATATCGACGAAGAAAACAATGTTTGGCCTAGAAATACCAATAAGACAAGTAGATTCGAAGCCTTCAAAACTTCAGGAGCCATAAGAGGAGCTTCTACCGGTGGAAACCCGATGCAACAAGCACAAAAGAAATAA
- a CDS encoding restriction endonuclease, translated as MKLIKDNGEETQFDKERFRTSLLKSGASVLQVEEVLENILGRIYEGMRTRELYQWAHQLLQEKSHALAARYSLKKALMELGPAGYYFEKWIAKFLEHLGFRTMHSQHIKGHAVTHEADVIAEKDGQLVWIECKFRNTGEAKISVTTPMYVLSRVKDICDKKFHFWGEELEFTRGMLVTNSYFTQDSIDFSKYYGLELLSWDHPEGKSIKSLTDQKMLYPITCLTTLSKEEKEKLLSKNIILVKELEQHEFVASRPELRKEICELLGKA; from the coding sequence ATGAAATTAATAAAGGATAACGGAGAAGAAACACAGTTCGATAAGGAACGTTTTCGTACATCTTTACTCAAATCAGGAGCATCTGTACTGCAAGTGGAGGAGGTTTTAGAGAATATTCTAGGCCGAATCTATGAAGGTATGCGTACCCGAGAATTGTATCAGTGGGCGCATCAATTACTTCAGGAGAAGTCGCATGCATTGGCCGCTAGATACAGTCTTAAGAAGGCTTTGATGGAGTTAGGTCCGGCAGGTTATTATTTTGAGAAATGGATAGCTAAATTCCTAGAGCATTTAGGATTTAGGACCATGCATAGTCAGCATATCAAAGGGCATGCAGTAACACATGAAGCAGATGTCATTGCCGAGAAAGATGGGCAATTGGTTTGGATTGAATGTAAATTCAGAAATACCGGTGAAGCCAAGATTTCAGTGACTACGCCCATGTACGTTCTTTCCAGAGTTAAAGATATTTGCGATAAGAAATTCCACTTTTGGGGGGAAGAATTGGAGTTCACAAGGGGTATGTTAGTCACTAATTCCTACTTTACTCAAGATAGTATTGACTTTAGCAAGTACTATGGGTTAGAGCTGCTTTCATGGGATCACCCCGAAGGTAAGAGTATAAAGTCTCTTACTGATCAGAAGATGCTTTATCCAATCACTTGTCTTACTACTTTGTCTAAGGAGGAGAAGGAGAAATTATTGTCCAAAAATATCATTCTGGTCAAAGAACTGGAGCAACATGAGTTCGTAGCTAGTCGGCCGGAATTGCGAAAAGAAATCTGCGAGCTATTAGGAAAAGCTTAA
- a CDS encoding LysR family transcriptional regulator produces the protein MELRQIRYFIQVAEKKHFGRAAEELFITQPALSQQIKLLEEDLGVELFDRISRIKYRKVKLTAAGEYFYTQALNLIKLAENIKRETKRRTQSKELVTLGVYKALLKERIVEFMAEYSAAHPKTLINIKEFEHYSEVQKAVLEGEIDLGLSVLPLHFEHLKYQTIKKGKLNLILSKDHPLKEAHLEDILQMGEWIELQARFHPIYHEIEETCRKAGYVRNIVQEVTSLNLLISLVGLGQGVGFAPSLYDFSSEPNILVRSLEETILEDLEITHILVHKH, from the coding sequence ATGGAATTGCGACAAATCCGATATTTTATTCAAGTAGCAGAAAAGAAACATTTCGGCAGAGCAGCAGAAGAACTATTTATAACTCAACCTGCACTGAGTCAGCAAATAAAACTATTAGAAGAAGACCTCGGCGTAGAACTATTTGACCGGATTTCAAGAATAAAATACCGAAAAGTAAAGCTGACGGCAGCAGGTGAATATTTTTATACTCAAGCACTAAATCTGATAAAACTAGCAGAAAATATTAAGAGAGAAACCAAAAGAAGAACCCAAAGTAAAGAACTTGTGACCTTAGGGGTTTATAAAGCGCTTTTGAAAGAAAGAATCGTAGAATTCATGGCTGAATATTCTGCTGCGCATCCCAAAACGCTTATTAATATAAAGGAATTTGAGCATTATTCAGAAGTGCAGAAAGCCGTTCTGGAGGGAGAAATTGATCTAGGCCTAAGTGTTCTTCCCCTGCACTTTGAGCACCTAAAATACCAAACCATAAAAAAAGGAAAACTCAATCTCATCCTATCAAAGGATCACCCCTTAAAGGAAGCCCATTTGGAAGATATTCTTCAAATGGGCGAATGGATAGAACTCCAAGCCCGTTTTCACCCCATATATCACGAGATTGAAGAGACTTGCAGAAAGGCAGGATACGTTAGGAATATTGTTCAGGAAGTCACTTCTCTAAATCTACTTATTAGCTTAGTAGGATTAGGACAGGGCGTGGGTTTTGCCCCATCCTTATATGATTTTAGTTCAGAACCGAATATCTTGGTAAGAAGTCTGGAAGAAACCATTTTAGAGGACCTGGAAATCACTCATATTTTGGTACATAAACATTAA
- the hppD gene encoding 4-hydroxyphenylpyruvate dioxygenase, which translates to MNQDFLPLKGTDFVELYVGNAKQAAFYYELAFGFKTVAYAGPETGLKNRVSYVLQQGKIRLVLSSDLKGDTEISEHVHKHGDGVKVLALWVDDATKAFEETVKRGAEPAMSPTVFEDQNGKVVMSSIKTYGDTLHTFVQRDAYNGPFLPGFEAYESKVFRGDVGLQHIDHCVGNVELGEMNQWVKFYEDVLGFKLLITFDDQDISTEYSALMSKVVSNGNGYVKFPINEPAEGKKKSQIEEYLEFYNGAGVQHMAVATNDILATVSKLRANGVEFLEVPDTYYEDLTERVGLIQEDIQAIKDLNILVDRDEEGYLLQIFTKPVSDRPTLFFEIIQRKGATSFGKGNFKALFEAIEREQARRGNL; encoded by the coding sequence ATAAATCAAGACTTTTTACCACTTAAAGGCACTGATTTTGTAGAGCTTTACGTGGGCAATGCTAAACAAGCAGCATTTTATTATGAATTGGCTTTCGGATTTAAGACAGTGGCTTATGCCGGACCTGAGACAGGATTGAAAAATAGGGTCTCCTATGTATTGCAACAGGGTAAGATAAGACTAGTATTAAGCAGTGACCTGAAAGGGGATACGGAGATTTCTGAACATGTGCATAAGCACGGAGATGGGGTTAAAGTTCTAGCGCTTTGGGTAGATGATGCTACTAAAGCATTTGAAGAAACGGTTAAACGTGGCGCGGAACCTGCTATGTCTCCAACTGTATTTGAGGATCAAAATGGTAAAGTGGTGATGTCATCCATCAAAACCTATGGGGATACCCTACATACTTTTGTGCAAAGGGATGCGTATAATGGGCCATTTTTACCAGGTTTTGAAGCCTATGAAAGTAAGGTTTTCAGGGGAGATGTAGGTCTCCAGCATATAGATCATTGTGTAGGAAATGTAGAGCTGGGTGAGATGAACCAATGGGTGAAATTCTACGAAGATGTACTAGGATTTAAGTTGTTAATCACCTTTGATGATCAGGACATTTCTACGGAATATTCGGCATTGATGTCTAAGGTGGTCTCTAACGGTAACGGTTACGTGAAGTTTCCCATCAATGAGCCTGCAGAAGGAAAGAAGAAATCTCAAATAGAAGAGTATCTGGAATTCTATAACGGGGCAGGTGTTCAACACATGGCAGTAGCTACAAACGATATCCTTGCTACGGTTTCCAAACTAAGAGCGAACGGTGTAGAGTTCCTCGAAGTGCCTGATACTTATTACGAAGACCTGACGGAGAGAGTAGGTTTAATCCAGGAAGATATACAAGCTATCAAAGATTTGAATATATTAGTGGATAGAGACGAAGAGGGCTATCTCTTGCAAATATTTACTAAGCCGGTTAGTGACCGACCTACCTTGTTCTTTGAGATCATCCAAAGAAAAGGAGCTACGTCATTTGGTAAGGGTAACTTCAAAGCTTTATTTGAAGCCATAGAGAGAGAGCAAGCCAGAAGAGGTAACTTGTAA
- a CDS encoding homogentisate 1,2-dioxygenase, translating into MPIYHTLGSIPRKRHVQFRKPDGKLYYEQLFGTIGFDGMSTLMYQVNRPTMVKEILSERDVNPVIAEEKTIKARLLQGFQIQAEDDYLDSRKALLVNKDIHIGLAAPRKSLRSYFYKNADADEMLFIHEGKGNLRTMLGNIPFEYGDYLIIPRGMIYQIDFETENNRLLFAESFHPIYTPKRYRNWFGQLLEHSPYCERDYILPRDLETHDEHGDFIMKIKKQGRLYEMLYPTHPFDVVGWDGYNFPYGFSIHNFEPITGRIHQPPPVHQTFETSAFVICSFCPRLYDYHPESIPAPYNHSNIDSDEMLYYVDGDFMSRNNIERGHITLHPGGIPHGPAPGAYERSIGQKETAELAVMIDTFRPLSITEEASKIDDGKYYKSWLE; encoded by the coding sequence ATGCCAATCTATCATACCTTAGGAAGTATTCCGAGAAAGCGCCATGTGCAGTTTCGGAAGCCGGATGGAAAGCTTTATTATGAGCAGCTTTTCGGTACCATTGGATTCGATGGTATGTCTACTTTGATGTATCAAGTAAACAGACCTACTATGGTTAAGGAGATCCTTTCGGAGAGGGATGTTAATCCTGTGATTGCCGAGGAGAAAACCATCAAGGCCAGACTTTTACAAGGATTTCAAATTCAAGCTGAAGATGATTATTTAGATAGCAGGAAGGCTTTATTAGTGAACAAGGATATCCATATAGGTTTAGCTGCACCTCGTAAGTCTTTGCGCTCCTATTTTTACAAAAATGCGGATGCGGATGAGATGCTCTTTATCCACGAGGGGAAGGGGAACCTGCGAACCATGTTAGGAAACATACCTTTCGAATACGGAGATTATTTGATCATTCCCAGAGGGATGATTTATCAAATCGACTTTGAAACGGAAAATAACCGTCTGCTTTTTGCTGAGAGTTTTCATCCCATCTATACGCCCAAAAGATATAGGAACTGGTTTGGGCAATTATTAGAACATTCGCCGTATTGTGAAAGGGATTATATCTTGCCCAGGGATTTAGAAACCCATGATGAGCATGGGGATTTCATCATGAAAATCAAGAAGCAGGGTAGGTTATATGAAATGTTATACCCTACTCATCCGTTTGATGTAGTAGGATGGGACGGCTACAATTTCCCTTATGGGTTCTCCATACATAATTTTGAGCCTATAACCGGTAGGATACATCAACCCCCGCCGGTGCATCAAACCTTTGAGACCTCGGCATTTGTAATATGTTCCTTTTGCCCTAGATTATATGATTATCATCCGGAAAGTATACCGGCTCCTTATAATCACTCTAACATTGATTCGGATGAGATGCTTTATTATGTAGATGGTGATTTCATGAGTAGAAATAATATTGAGCGTGGTCATATCACTCTGCATCCGGGTGGGATCCCGCACGGTCCGGCACCAGGGGCTTATGAAAGATCTATAGGACAAAAGGAAACGGCTGAATTAGCGGTAATGATAGATACATTTAGGCCTTTGAGCATTACAGAGGAGGCCAGTAAGATAGATGACGGCAAGTACTATAAATCTTGGCTGGAATGA
- the fahA gene encoding fumarylacetoacetase produces the protein MNFSIHTIPFGIFSFGESKKCLATAIDDKVVDLSYLANEGFFDDFDIPRPVFSQPYLNDFISLGKKKTGAVRNLLQTLLKNPTPEVMEAYFYYKQVDMHLPVKVGDYTDFYSSEQHAYNVGVMFRDPENALLPNWKHLPVAYHGRASSIRVSGTPVHRPKGQMKPKDADKPVFGPSKRLDFELEMATIIGKGTELGESVSVNEAEDYVFGFQLFNDWSARDIQAWEYVPLGPFLAKNFFSSVSPWVIPIEALEPFRIPAEKQEPEVLPYLKGDALSQFDVKLEVYLRTSTGEEKKISTSNFKHLYWTVAQQIAHHTVGGCDLNVGDVLASGTISGKAGDSYGSMLELSWSGTRPIEIAPGIQRTFLEDGDTVIFKGYADNGKIRVDFGTVENTILPSK, from the coding sequence ATGAACTTTAGCATACACACTATACCCTTTGGGATCTTTTCCTTCGGCGAGTCCAAAAAATGTCTGGCTACGGCCATAGATGATAAGGTGGTAGATCTGTCTTATTTGGCAAATGAAGGATTTTTTGATGATTTTGATATCCCTAGACCTGTCTTTAGTCAACCCTATTTGAATGACTTCATTTCTTTGGGTAAGAAGAAGACCGGAGCAGTTCGAAATTTACTGCAAACCCTCCTGAAGAATCCCACACCGGAAGTCATGGAGGCGTACTTTTATTACAAACAAGTAGATATGCACCTTCCTGTAAAGGTGGGGGATTATACAGATTTTTATTCCTCTGAGCAGCACGCTTATAATGTGGGAGTGATGTTCAGGGATCCGGAAAATGCTCTTTTGCCTAATTGGAAGCACTTGCCGGTAGCTTATCATGGACGGGCAAGTTCCATTAGGGTGTCAGGCACTCCGGTACATCGACCTAAAGGCCAAATGAAACCTAAGGATGCAGATAAGCCTGTTTTTGGACCAAGTAAGCGTCTGGATTTTGAGTTGGAAATGGCTACCATAATAGGAAAAGGTACTGAATTAGGAGAGTCTGTATCCGTTAATGAGGCAGAAGATTATGTGTTTGGTTTCCAATTGTTCAATGACTGGTCAGCAAGAGACATTCAAGCCTGGGAATATGTACCCTTAGGACCTTTTTTGGCCAAGAATTTCTTTTCCTCTGTATCACCTTGGGTGATTCCAATTGAGGCTTTGGAACCTTTTAGAATACCTGCAGAAAAGCAAGAACCGGAAGTGTTGCCGTATTTAAAGGGCGATGCCTTAAGTCAATTTGATGTTAAACTTGAGGTCTATCTGAGAACTTCTACAGGTGAAGAGAAGAAGATTAGTACTTCTAATTTTAAACACCTCTATTGGACAGTGGCGCAGCAGATTGCTCATCATACTGTAGGAGGTTGTGACTTGAATGTAGGGGATGTCTTGGCCTCTGGAACCATCTCAGGAAAGGCAGGAGATAGCTATGGATCCATGTTAGAATTGAGTTGGTCCGGTACCCGACCTATAGAAATAGCTCCTGGCATTCAGAGAACCTTTTTAGAAGACGGAGATACGGTCATCTTCAAAGGTTATGCAGACAATGGGAAGATCAGAGTAGATTTTGGTACCGTGGAAAATACTATTTTGCCTTCAAAATGA
- a CDS encoding flavin reductase family protein produces MKTVTPDQVSVADFHSYLLSAVAPRPIALASTVDKEGKVNLSPFSFFNVFGSNPPTLIFSPNRRVRDGSGKDTLDNVLEVKEVVIHVVDYSMVEQVSLASCEYPKGTNEFIKAGFTAVPSLKVIPPRVKEAKVAFECRVRDIIQMSDQGGSPNLVICEVIALHVAEELLGEDGKIIPQKTDWVARMGGDWYCRASGDAIFQVPKPNIKLGVGVDAIPEKVRESGVLDGNMLGRLGNVHEVPSTREIDNFRMLYPSGYTLEEIRSLVEKGELHLAWTAILAME; encoded by the coding sequence ATGAAAACAGTAACTCCAGATCAAGTTAGTGTAGCAGATTTTCATTCCTATTTATTGAGTGCGGTGGCCCCTAGGCCAATAGCTTTAGCGAGTACCGTTGATAAAGAGGGAAAGGTAAATTTAAGCCCTTTTAGTTTCTTTAATGTGTTTGGAAGTAATCCTCCTACGCTCATTTTTTCTCCGAATAGAAGAGTTAGAGATGGAAGCGGTAAAGATACTTTGGATAATGTTTTGGAGGTAAAAGAAGTGGTGATTCATGTGGTGGATTATTCCATGGTGGAACAAGTTTCTTTAGCTTCTTGTGAGTATCCGAAAGGAACAAATGAATTTATCAAAGCCGGGTTTACAGCAGTTCCTAGTTTAAAGGTTATACCTCCTAGAGTGAAAGAGGCGAAAGTGGCCTTCGAGTGTAGGGTTCGTGATATCATTCAAATGAGTGACCAAGGTGGTTCACCTAACTTGGTCATTTGCGAAGTGATAGCTTTACATGTGGCGGAAGAGCTATTGGGAGAAGATGGTAAAATCATACCACAGAAGACGGATTGGGTAGCAAGAATGGGAGGCGATTGGTATTGCCGGGCCTCTGGTGATGCTATCTTCCAAGTACCTAAGCCTAACATTAAGTTGGGGGTGGGAGTGGACGCCATTCCTGAAAAAGTTAGGGAAAGTGGGGTATTGGACGGTAATATGTTAGGCAGGTTAGGAAATGTACATGAAGTGCCCAGTACTAGGGAGATAGATAACTTTAGAATGTTATATCCGTCTGGATATACATTGGAAGAGATTAGATCCTTAGTTGAAAAAGGTGAACTACACTTAGCTTGGACGGCTATTTTGGCTATGGAATAA
- the bla gene encoding class A beta-lactamase yields the protein MNKLLALASLLLCLSCKRQADFDQEVTALAKGKDLKVGVALIDLKTGEIKQVNGDDPFPLQSVFKFHIAAKALEQVDKGKWQLRDQISIEPGEIYTDLYSPIRDEIGTNLSSMRLDSLIYYMVSLSDNSACDILLRHLGGPSTVNEYIKEIGIKNTKIEVNELTMQSRWEEQYRNISTPLSVAETLKKFYLREYLSGDMHDFLWALMENSPTGANRIRKGLPEGAVLAHKTGTSGRNVDGISGATNDAGIIILPDGRAYVLVVFVSDSKESDEVNEELIAKIAELIP from the coding sequence ATGAATAAATTACTTGCTCTAGCCTCCTTACTTTTATGCTTGTCCTGTAAACGTCAGGCAGATTTCGATCAAGAAGTTACAGCCTTAGCAAAAGGGAAAGACCTCAAAGTGGGTGTAGCCTTGATAGATCTTAAAACAGGAGAAATCAAACAAGTAAACGGTGACGACCCCTTTCCTCTACAATCTGTATTCAAATTCCATATTGCAGCGAAGGCCCTAGAGCAAGTAGATAAAGGCAAATGGCAACTTAGGGATCAAATAAGCATAGAACCAGGTGAAATCTATACTGATCTTTATAGCCCCATAAGAGATGAGATAGGTACAAATTTGAGCAGTATGCGCCTAGACAGTCTGATCTATTATATGGTATCCTTAAGCGACAACAGTGCATGTGATATACTTCTACGCCATTTAGGGGGGCCATCTACTGTAAATGAATACATCAAGGAAATTGGCATCAAGAACACTAAAATAGAAGTCAATGAACTGACCATGCAATCCAGATGGGAGGAACAGTATCGCAATATTAGTACTCCTCTATCCGTGGCGGAAACCCTGAAAAAATTCTACTTGAGAGAGTACTTGTCAGGAGACATGCATGATTTCCTTTGGGCCCTTATGGAAAATTCTCCTACAGGTGCTAACCGAATCAGAAAAGGATTACCTGAAGGGGCTGTATTAGCTCATAAGACGGGCACAAGCGGCCGGAATGTAGATGGAATTAGCGGGGCAACGAACGATGCCGGCATTATCATTTTACCTGATGGCAGGGCTTATGTACTTGTGGTATTTGTATCAGACTCTAAAGAATCTGACGAAGTCAATGAGGAATTGATCGCCAAGATCGCTGAACTTATTCCATAG